In one window of Mus pahari chromosome 3, PAHARI_EIJ_v1.1, whole genome shotgun sequence DNA:
- the Ptgis gene encoding prostacyclin synthase yields MSWAALLGLLAGLLLLLLLLSRRRARRPGEPPLDLGSIPWLGHALEFGRDAASFLTRMKEKHGDIFTVLVGGRYVTVLLDPHSYDTVVWELRTRLDFHPYAIFLMERIFDLQLPNFNPSEEKARMKPTLMHRDLQALTEAMYTNLRTVLLGDSTEAGSDWQETGLLEFSYKALLSAGFLTLYGVEASPRTHESQAQDRVHSADVFHTFRQLDLLLPKLARGSLSAGDKDHACSVKNRLWKLLSPARLASRADRSSWLESYLRHLEEMGVSEEMQARALVLQLWATQGNMGPTAFWLLLFLLKNPDALTAVRAELKRTVWQAGKPDSQMTTLPQKILDSMPVLDSVLNETLRLTAAPFITREVMADLALPMADGREFSLRRGDRLLLFPFLSPQKDPEIYTEPEVFKYNRFLNPDGSEKKDFYKDGKRLKNYNMPWGAGHNHCLGKSYAINSIKQFVVLLLTHFDLELGSEDTQVPEFDLSRYGFGLMQPEEDVPIRYRARL; encoded by the exons GCGACCCGGTGAGCCTCCGTTGGACCTGGGCAGCATCCCCTGGCTGGGCCATGCCTTGGAGTTTGGGAGAGATGCCGCCAGCTTCCTCACCAGGATGAAGGAGAAGCATGGTGACATATTTACT GTGCTGGTCGGGGGCAGGTACGTCACTGTTCTCCTGGACCCACACTCTTATGACACAGTGGTGTGGGAGCTGCGTACACGGCTGGACTTCCATCCCTACGCCATCTTCCTCATGGAGAGGATTTTTGATCTGCAGCTTCCAAATTTCAACCCCAGTGAGGAGAAGGCCAGGATGAAGCC GACCCTCATGCACAGAGATCTGCAGGCGCTCACGGAAGCCATGTATACCAACCTTCGCACGGTCCTGCTTGGTGACTCCACAGAAGCCGGCAGTGACTGGCAGGAGACAGGTCTCCTTGAGTTCTCCTACAAAGCCCTGCTCAG CGCCGGCTTCCTGACCCTGTATGGAGTGGAGGCCTCACCACGCACCCACGAGAGTCAGGCCCAAGACCGTGTCCACTCAGCTGATGTTTTCCACACCTTCCGCCAGCTGGATCTGCTGCTCCCCAAACTGGCTCGAGGTTCCTTGTCAGCGG GGGATAAAGACCATGCATGCAGTGTCAAAAACCGCCTATGGAAGCTGCTGTccccagccaggctggcctccagggCTGACCGAAGCAGCTGGCTGGAGAGTTATCTGAGACATCTTGAGGAGATGGGGGTATCAGAGGAGATGCAGGCCCGGGCTCTGGTGTTGCAGCTCTGGGCCACACAG GGGAATATGGGTCCCACggccttctggctccttctcttcctcctcaagAATCCGGACGCCCTCACTGCTGTCCGTGCAGAGCTGAAACGCACCGTCTGGCAAGCAGGGAAGCCTGACTCACAGATGACCACACTCCCACAGAAGATTCTAGACAGCATGCCTGTGCTAG ACAGTGTGCTCAATGAGACGCTCCGGCTCACGGCCGCCCCCTTCATCACCCGTGAGGTCATGGCAGACCTGGCCTTGCCTATGGCAGACGGGAGGGAATTCTCTCTTCGACGTGGTGACcgccttctcctctttcccttcctgagTCCCCAGAAGGACCCGGAAATCTACACAGAGCCTGAG GTGTTTAAATACAACCGATTCTTGAACCCAgatggatcagaaaagaaagatttttacaAAGATGGGAAACGGCTAAAGAATTACAACATGCCATGGGGCGCGGGGCACAACCACTGCCTGGGGAAGAGTTACGCCATCAACAGCATCAAACA atTTGTCGTCCTACTGTTGACTCATTTCGACCTGGAGCTGGGCAGCGAGGACACACAGGTTCCTGAGTTTGACCTCAGCAGATATGGCTTCGGTCTGATGCAGCCAGAAGAAGACGTGCCCATCCGGTACCGTGCCAGGCTGTGA